The proteins below are encoded in one region of Pleuronectes platessa chromosome 14, fPlePla1.1, whole genome shotgun sequence:
- the LOC128455856 gene encoding abl interactor 2 isoform X15, whose protein sequence is MAELQMLLEVEIPAGRTALLDGFNNLLTVAEYCENNYVQTVDVHKEKVARREIGILTTNKNTCRAHKIVAQSNPERPVRYVRKPIDYGVLDDIGHGVKVSQQNMKFGSLSRTTPPSQKPPSPPRTGRVVFGKSSPYRTLEPVCPPVVPNHYVSSPTRNSMAPGQNPSPARTATLNHRPRTFSSVSVCVRLCSGSSGGSHLSSSSRSSSRENSGSGWGGVPIAVPTPSPPSTFPGPMVPQFYSMNRPQPRHQTAQVGGSLPYRRPPSVTDQPIITENHVNGGPCYNPSPASPPPPSLLQFTPQLPLMGFVARVQESNAPPAPAAESQSWPEELLPSPQPMEDGHEEDSAVVEYSDPYTEEDPAWAPGSYLEKVVAIYDYTADKEDELSFQEGGIIYVVKKNEDGWFEGVMNATTGLFPGNYVESIMHYAD, encoded by the exons ATGGCGGAGCTGCAGAtgctgctggaggtggagaTCCCTGCGGGGAGAACCGCCCTGCTGGACGGATTCAACAACCTGCTGACGGTCGCTGAATACTGCGAGAACAACTATGTCCAG ACCGTTGACGTCCACAAAGAGAAGGTGGCGCGGCGGGAGATCGGCATCTTGACCACCAACAAGAACACCTGCCGCGCGCATAAGATTGTCGCTCAGTCCAATCCCGAGAGGCCGGTGCGCTACGTCAGGAAGCCAATCGACTACGGCGTCCTGGACGACATCGGACACGGAGTCAAGGTGA GCCAACAGAACATGAAATTCGGAAGTCTGTCCCggaccacccccccctcccagaaACCACCCAGTCCTCCAAGGACAGGCAGAGTCGTCTTTGG GAAGAGCTCCCCCTACAGGACCTTGGAGCCAGTGTGCCCCCCAGTGGTGCCCAACCATTATGTATCCAGCCCCACCAGAAACAGTATGGCCCCTGGGCAGAATCCCAGTCCGGCTCGCACCGCCACCCTCAACCATCGACCCCGAACCTTCAG tagtgtgtctgtgtgtgtgcggttgtgtAGTGGCAGCAGTGGCGGCAGtcacctcagcagcagcagccgaagcagcagcagagaaaacagtGGCAGCGGCTGGGGGGGCGTTCCCATTGCCGTGCCGACGCCCTCCCCACCCTCCACCTtcccag GTCCGATGGTCCCTCAGTTCTACAGCATGAACCGACCTCAGCCACGACACCAGACTGCACAGGTGGGCGGGTCGCTGCCTTACCGCCGCCCCCCCTCTGTGACGGACCAGCCCATCATAACAGAGAACCATGTCAACGGGGGTCCCTGCTACAACCCAAGCCCAG CCTCCCCCCCGCCTCCATCACTCCTCCAGTTCACCCCTCAGCTGCCTCTCATGGGCTTCGTTGCTCGGGTTCAGGAGTCCA ACGCCCCTCCGGCTCCGGCTGCTGAGAGCCAATCATGGCCTGAGGAGCTCCTGCCGAGTCCTCAGCCAATGGAAGACGGACATGAGGAGGACTCGGCAGTGGTGGAGTACAGCGACCCGTACACTGAAGAAGACCCTGCGTGGGCCCCAGGAAGCTACCTGGAGAAAG TGGTGGCCATCTATGACTACACAGCTGACAAGGAGGACGAGCTATCGTTCCAGGAAGGAGGGATCATCTACGTGGTGAAGAAGAACGAGGACGGGTGGTTCGAAGGGGTGATGAACGCCACCACCGGCCTCTTCCCCGGAAACTACGTGGAGTCCATCATGCACTACGCggactga
- the LOC128455856 gene encoding abl interactor 2 isoform X9, with protein MAELQMLLEVEIPAGRTALLDGFNNLLTVAEYCENNYVQSTDKQRALEETKSYTTQSLASVAYLINTLANNVLQMLDIQASQLRCMESSVNHISQTVDVHKEKVARREIGILTTNKNTCRAHKIVAQSNPERPVRYVRKPIDYGVLDDIGHGVKVSQQNMKFGSLSRTTPPSQKPPSPPRTGRVVFGKSSPYRTLEPVCPPVVPNHYVSSPTRNSMAPGQNPSPARTATLNHRPRTFSSVSVCVRLCSGSSGGSHLSSSSRSSSRENSGSGWGGVPIAVPTPSPPSTFPGPMVPQFYSMNRPQPRHQTAQVGGSLPYRRPPSVTDQPIITENHVNGGPCYNPSPDAPPAPAAESQSWPEELLPSPQPMEDGHEEDSAVVEYSDPYTEEDPAWAPGSYLEKVVAIYDYTADKEDELSFQEGGIIYVVKKNEDGWFEGVMNATTGLFPGNYVESIMHYAD; from the exons ATGGCGGAGCTGCAGAtgctgctggaggtggagaTCCCTGCGGGGAGAACCGCCCTGCTGGACGGATTCAACAACCTGCTGACGGTCGCTGAATACTGCGAGAACAACTATGTCCAG TCCACAGACAAGCAGCGAGCGCTGGAGGAGACCAAGAGCTACACAACCCAGTCTCTGGCCAGCGTGGCCTACCTCATCAACACGCTGGCCAACAACGTGCTGCAGATGCTGGACATCCAGGCCTCACAGCTGCGCTGCATGGAGAGCTCCGTCAACCACATCTCACAG ACCGTTGACGTCCACAAAGAGAAGGTGGCGCGGCGGGAGATCGGCATCTTGACCACCAACAAGAACACCTGCCGCGCGCATAAGATTGTCGCTCAGTCCAATCCCGAGAGGCCGGTGCGCTACGTCAGGAAGCCAATCGACTACGGCGTCCTGGACGACATCGGACACGGAGTCAAGGTGA GCCAACAGAACATGAAATTCGGAAGTCTGTCCCggaccacccccccctcccagaaACCACCCAGTCCTCCAAGGACAGGCAGAGTCGTCTTTGG GAAGAGCTCCCCCTACAGGACCTTGGAGCCAGTGTGCCCCCCAGTGGTGCCCAACCATTATGTATCCAGCCCCACCAGAAACAGTATGGCCCCTGGGCAGAATCCCAGTCCGGCTCGCACCGCCACCCTCAACCATCGACCCCGAACCTTCAG tagtgtgtctgtgtgtgtgcggttgtgtAGTGGCAGCAGTGGCGGCAGtcacctcagcagcagcagccgaagcagcagcagagaaaacagtGGCAGCGGCTGGGGGGGCGTTCCCATTGCCGTGCCGACGCCCTCCCCACCCTCCACCTtcccag GTCCGATGGTCCCTCAGTTCTACAGCATGAACCGACCTCAGCCACGACACCAGACTGCACAGGTGGGCGGGTCGCTGCCTTACCGCCGCCCCCCCTCTGTGACGGACCAGCCCATCATAACAGAGAACCATGTCAACGGGGGTCCCTGCTACAACCCAAGCCCAG ACGCCCCTCCGGCTCCGGCTGCTGAGAGCCAATCATGGCCTGAGGAGCTCCTGCCGAGTCCTCAGCCAATGGAAGACGGACATGAGGAGGACTCGGCAGTGGTGGAGTACAGCGACCCGTACACTGAAGAAGACCCTGCGTGGGCCCCAGGAAGCTACCTGGAGAAAG TGGTGGCCATCTATGACTACACAGCTGACAAGGAGGACGAGCTATCGTTCCAGGAAGGAGGGATCATCTACGTGGTGAAGAAGAACGAGGACGGGTGGTTCGAAGGGGTGATGAACGCCACCACCGGCCTCTTCCCCGGAAACTACGTGGAGTCCATCATGCACTACGCggactga
- the LOC128455856 gene encoding abl interactor 2 isoform X7 gives MAELQMLLEVEIPAGRTALLDGFNNLLTVAEYCENNYVQSTDKQRALEETKSYTTQSLASVAYLINTLANNVLQMLDIQASQLRCMESSVNHISQTVDVHKEKVARREIGILTTNKNTCRAHKIVAQSNPERPVRYVRKPIDYGVLDDIGHGVKVSQQNMKFGSLSRTTPPSQKPPSPPRTGRVVFGKSSPYRTLEPVCPPVVPNHYVSSPTRNSMAPGQNPSPARTATLNHRPRTFSGSSGGSHLSSSSRSSSRENSGSGWGGVPIAVPTPSPPSTFPGPMVPQFYSMNRPQPRHQTAQVGGSLPYRRPPSVTDQPIITENHVNGGPCYNPSPASPPPPSLLQFTPQLPLMGFVARVQESNAPPAPAAESQSWPEELLPSPQPMEDGHEEDSAVVEYSDPYTEEDPAWAPGSYLEKVVAIYDYTADKEDELSFQEGGIIYVVKKNEDGWFEGVMNATTGLFPGNYVESIMHYAD, from the exons ATGGCGGAGCTGCAGAtgctgctggaggtggagaTCCCTGCGGGGAGAACCGCCCTGCTGGACGGATTCAACAACCTGCTGACGGTCGCTGAATACTGCGAGAACAACTATGTCCAG TCCACAGACAAGCAGCGAGCGCTGGAGGAGACCAAGAGCTACACAACCCAGTCTCTGGCCAGCGTGGCCTACCTCATCAACACGCTGGCCAACAACGTGCTGCAGATGCTGGACATCCAGGCCTCACAGCTGCGCTGCATGGAGAGCTCCGTCAACCACATCTCACAG ACCGTTGACGTCCACAAAGAGAAGGTGGCGCGGCGGGAGATCGGCATCTTGACCACCAACAAGAACACCTGCCGCGCGCATAAGATTGTCGCTCAGTCCAATCCCGAGAGGCCGGTGCGCTACGTCAGGAAGCCAATCGACTACGGCGTCCTGGACGACATCGGACACGGAGTCAAGGTGA GCCAACAGAACATGAAATTCGGAAGTCTGTCCCggaccacccccccctcccagaaACCACCCAGTCCTCCAAGGACAGGCAGAGTCGTCTTTGG GAAGAGCTCCCCCTACAGGACCTTGGAGCCAGTGTGCCCCCCAGTGGTGCCCAACCATTATGTATCCAGCCCCACCAGAAACAGTATGGCCCCTGGGCAGAATCCCAGTCCGGCTCGCACCGCCACCCTCAACCATCGACCCCGAACCTTCAG TGGCAGCAGTGGCGGCAGtcacctcagcagcagcagccgaagcagcagcagagaaaacagtGGCAGCGGCTGGGGGGGCGTTCCCATTGCCGTGCCGACGCCCTCCCCACCCTCCACCTtcccag GTCCGATGGTCCCTCAGTTCTACAGCATGAACCGACCTCAGCCACGACACCAGACTGCACAGGTGGGCGGGTCGCTGCCTTACCGCCGCCCCCCCTCTGTGACGGACCAGCCCATCATAACAGAGAACCATGTCAACGGGGGTCCCTGCTACAACCCAAGCCCAG CCTCCCCCCCGCCTCCATCACTCCTCCAGTTCACCCCTCAGCTGCCTCTCATGGGCTTCGTTGCTCGGGTTCAGGAGTCCA ACGCCCCTCCGGCTCCGGCTGCTGAGAGCCAATCATGGCCTGAGGAGCTCCTGCCGAGTCCTCAGCCAATGGAAGACGGACATGAGGAGGACTCGGCAGTGGTGGAGTACAGCGACCCGTACACTGAAGAAGACCCTGCGTGGGCCCCAGGAAGCTACCTGGAGAAAG TGGTGGCCATCTATGACTACACAGCTGACAAGGAGGACGAGCTATCGTTCCAGGAAGGAGGGATCATCTACGTGGTGAAGAAGAACGAGGACGGGTGGTTCGAAGGGGTGATGAACGCCACCACCGGCCTCTTCCCCGGAAACTACGTGGAGTCCATCATGCACTACGCggactga
- the LOC128455856 gene encoding abl interactor 2 isoform X28, whose protein sequence is MAELQMLLEVEIPAGRTALLDGFNNLLTVAEYCENNYVQTVDVHKEKVARREIGILTTNKNTCRAHKIVAQSNPERPVRYVRKPIDYGVLDDIGHGVKVSQQNMKFGSLSRTTPPSQKPPSPPRTGRSTLFSSGSSGGSHLSSSSRSSSRENSGSGWGGVPIAVPTPSPPSTFPGPMVPQFYSMNRPQPRHQTAQVGGSLPYRRPPSVTDQPIITENHVNGGPCYNPSPVSDAPPAPAAESQSWPEELLPSPQPMEDGHEEDSAVVEYSDPYTEEDPAWAPGSYLEKVVAIYDYTADKEDELSFQEGGIIYVVKKNEDGWFEGVMNATTGLFPGNYVESIMHYAD, encoded by the exons ATGGCGGAGCTGCAGAtgctgctggaggtggagaTCCCTGCGGGGAGAACCGCCCTGCTGGACGGATTCAACAACCTGCTGACGGTCGCTGAATACTGCGAGAACAACTATGTCCAG ACCGTTGACGTCCACAAAGAGAAGGTGGCGCGGCGGGAGATCGGCATCTTGACCACCAACAAGAACACCTGCCGCGCGCATAAGATTGTCGCTCAGTCCAATCCCGAGAGGCCGGTGCGCTACGTCAGGAAGCCAATCGACTACGGCGTCCTGGACGACATCGGACACGGAGTCAAGGTGA GCCAACAGAACATGAAATTCGGAAGTCTGTCCCggaccacccccccctcccagaaACCACCCAGTCCTCCAAGGACAGGCAGA TCAACCTTGTTTTCATC TGGCAGCAGTGGCGGCAGtcacctcagcagcagcagccgaagcagcagcagagaaaacagtGGCAGCGGCTGGGGGGGCGTTCCCATTGCCGTGCCGACGCCCTCCCCACCCTCCACCTtcccag GTCCGATGGTCCCTCAGTTCTACAGCATGAACCGACCTCAGCCACGACACCAGACTGCACAGGTGGGCGGGTCGCTGCCTTACCGCCGCCCCCCCTCTGTGACGGACCAGCCCATCATAACAGAGAACCATGTCAACGGGGGTCCCTGCTACAACCCAAGCCCAG TTTCAGACGCCCCTCCGGCTCCGGCTGCTGAGAGCCAATCATGGCCTGAGGAGCTCCTGCCGAGTCCTCAGCCAATGGAAGACGGACATGAGGAGGACTCGGCAGTGGTGGAGTACAGCGACCCGTACACTGAAGAAGACCCTGCGTGGGCCCCAGGAAGCTACCTGGAGAAAG TGGTGGCCATCTATGACTACACAGCTGACAAGGAGGACGAGCTATCGTTCCAGGAAGGAGGGATCATCTACGTGGTGAAGAAGAACGAGGACGGGTGGTTCGAAGGGGTGATGAACGCCACCACCGGCCTCTTCCCCGGAAACTACGTGGAGTCCATCATGCACTACGCggactga
- the LOC128455856 gene encoding abl interactor 2 isoform X25, whose protein sequence is MAELQMLLEVEIPAGRTALLDGFNNLLTVAEYCENNYVQSTDKQRALEETKSYTTQSLASVAYLINTLANNVLQMLDIQASQLRCMESSVNHISQTVDVHKEKVARREIGILTTNKNTCRAHKIVAQSNPERPVRYVRKPIDYGVLDDIGHGVKVSQQNMKFGSLSRTTPPSQKPPSPPRTGRSTLFSSGSSGGSHLSSSSRSSSRENSGSGWGGVPIAVPTPSPPSTFPGPMVPQFYSMNRPQPRHQTAQVGGSLPYRRPPSVTDQPIITENHVNGGPCYNPSPVSDAPPAPAAESQSWPEELLPSPQPMEDGHEEDSAVVEYSDPYTEEDPAWAPGSYLEKVVAIYDYTADKEDELSFQEGGIIYVVKKNEDGWFEGVMNATTGLFPGNYVESIMHYAD, encoded by the exons ATGGCGGAGCTGCAGAtgctgctggaggtggagaTCCCTGCGGGGAGAACCGCCCTGCTGGACGGATTCAACAACCTGCTGACGGTCGCTGAATACTGCGAGAACAACTATGTCCAG TCCACAGACAAGCAGCGAGCGCTGGAGGAGACCAAGAGCTACACAACCCAGTCTCTGGCCAGCGTGGCCTACCTCATCAACACGCTGGCCAACAACGTGCTGCAGATGCTGGACATCCAGGCCTCACAGCTGCGCTGCATGGAGAGCTCCGTCAACCACATCTCACAG ACCGTTGACGTCCACAAAGAGAAGGTGGCGCGGCGGGAGATCGGCATCTTGACCACCAACAAGAACACCTGCCGCGCGCATAAGATTGTCGCTCAGTCCAATCCCGAGAGGCCGGTGCGCTACGTCAGGAAGCCAATCGACTACGGCGTCCTGGACGACATCGGACACGGAGTCAAGGTGA GCCAACAGAACATGAAATTCGGAAGTCTGTCCCggaccacccccccctcccagaaACCACCCAGTCCTCCAAGGACAGGCAGA TCAACCTTGTTTTCATC TGGCAGCAGTGGCGGCAGtcacctcagcagcagcagccgaagcagcagcagagaaaacagtGGCAGCGGCTGGGGGGGCGTTCCCATTGCCGTGCCGACGCCCTCCCCACCCTCCACCTtcccag GTCCGATGGTCCCTCAGTTCTACAGCATGAACCGACCTCAGCCACGACACCAGACTGCACAGGTGGGCGGGTCGCTGCCTTACCGCCGCCCCCCCTCTGTGACGGACCAGCCCATCATAACAGAGAACCATGTCAACGGGGGTCCCTGCTACAACCCAAGCCCAG TTTCAGACGCCCCTCCGGCTCCGGCTGCTGAGAGCCAATCATGGCCTGAGGAGCTCCTGCCGAGTCCTCAGCCAATGGAAGACGGACATGAGGAGGACTCGGCAGTGGTGGAGTACAGCGACCCGTACACTGAAGAAGACCCTGCGTGGGCCCCAGGAAGCTACCTGGAGAAAG TGGTGGCCATCTATGACTACACAGCTGACAAGGAGGACGAGCTATCGTTCCAGGAAGGAGGGATCATCTACGTGGTGAAGAAGAACGAGGACGGGTGGTTCGAAGGGGTGATGAACGCCACCACCGGCCTCTTCCCCGGAAACTACGTGGAGTCCATCATGCACTACGCggactga
- the LOC128455856 gene encoding abl interactor 2 isoform X22 — MAELQMLLEVEIPAGRTALLDGFNNLLTVAEYCENNYVQTVDVHKEKVARREIGILTTNKNTCRAHKIVAQSNPERPVRYVRKPIDYGVLDDIGHGVKVSQQNMKFGSLSRTTPPSQKPPSPPRTGRVVFGKSSPYRTLEPVCPPVVPNHYVSSPTRNSMAPGQNPSPARTATLNHRPRTFSSVSVCVRLCSGSSGGSHLSSSSRSSSRENSGSGWGGVPIAVPTPSPPSTFPGPMVPQFYSMNRPQPRHQTAQVGGSLPYRRPPSVTDQPIITENHVNGGPCYNPSPVSDAPPAPAAESQSWPEELLPSPQPMEDGHEEDSAVVEYSDPYTEEDPAWAPGSYLEKVVAIYDYTADKEDELSFQEGGIIYVVKKNEDGWFEGVMNATTGLFPGNYVESIMHYAD; from the exons ATGGCGGAGCTGCAGAtgctgctggaggtggagaTCCCTGCGGGGAGAACCGCCCTGCTGGACGGATTCAACAACCTGCTGACGGTCGCTGAATACTGCGAGAACAACTATGTCCAG ACCGTTGACGTCCACAAAGAGAAGGTGGCGCGGCGGGAGATCGGCATCTTGACCACCAACAAGAACACCTGCCGCGCGCATAAGATTGTCGCTCAGTCCAATCCCGAGAGGCCGGTGCGCTACGTCAGGAAGCCAATCGACTACGGCGTCCTGGACGACATCGGACACGGAGTCAAGGTGA GCCAACAGAACATGAAATTCGGAAGTCTGTCCCggaccacccccccctcccagaaACCACCCAGTCCTCCAAGGACAGGCAGAGTCGTCTTTGG GAAGAGCTCCCCCTACAGGACCTTGGAGCCAGTGTGCCCCCCAGTGGTGCCCAACCATTATGTATCCAGCCCCACCAGAAACAGTATGGCCCCTGGGCAGAATCCCAGTCCGGCTCGCACCGCCACCCTCAACCATCGACCCCGAACCTTCAG tagtgtgtctgtgtgtgtgcggttgtgtAGTGGCAGCAGTGGCGGCAGtcacctcagcagcagcagccgaagcagcagcagagaaaacagtGGCAGCGGCTGGGGGGGCGTTCCCATTGCCGTGCCGACGCCCTCCCCACCCTCCACCTtcccag GTCCGATGGTCCCTCAGTTCTACAGCATGAACCGACCTCAGCCACGACACCAGACTGCACAGGTGGGCGGGTCGCTGCCTTACCGCCGCCCCCCCTCTGTGACGGACCAGCCCATCATAACAGAGAACCATGTCAACGGGGGTCCCTGCTACAACCCAAGCCCAG TTTCAGACGCCCCTCCGGCTCCGGCTGCTGAGAGCCAATCATGGCCTGAGGAGCTCCTGCCGAGTCCTCAGCCAATGGAAGACGGACATGAGGAGGACTCGGCAGTGGTGGAGTACAGCGACCCGTACACTGAAGAAGACCCTGCGTGGGCCCCAGGAAGCTACCTGGAGAAAG TGGTGGCCATCTATGACTACACAGCTGACAAGGAGGACGAGCTATCGTTCCAGGAAGGAGGGATCATCTACGTGGTGAAGAAGAACGAGGACGGGTGGTTCGAAGGGGTGATGAACGCCACCACCGGCCTCTTCCCCGGAAACTACGTGGAGTCCATCATGCACTACGCggactga
- the LOC128455856 gene encoding abl interactor 2 isoform X23, protein MAELQMLLEVEIPAGRTALLDGFNNLLTVAEYCENNYVQSTDKQRALEETKSYTTQSLASVAYLINTLANNVLQMLDIQASQLRCMESSVNHISQTVDVHKEKVARREIGILTTNKNTCRAHKIVAQSNPERPVRYVRKPIDYGVLDDIGHGVKVSQQNMKFGSLSRTTPPSQKPPSPPRTGRVVFGGSSGGSHLSSSSRSSSRENSGSGWGGVPIAVPTPSPPSTFPGPMVPQFYSMNRPQPRHQTAQVGGSLPYRRPPSVTDQPIITENHVNGGPCYNPSPVSDAPPAPAAESQSWPEELLPSPQPMEDGHEEDSAVVEYSDPYTEEDPAWAPGSYLEKVVAIYDYTADKEDELSFQEGGIIYVVKKNEDGWFEGVMNATTGLFPGNYVESIMHYAD, encoded by the exons ATGGCGGAGCTGCAGAtgctgctggaggtggagaTCCCTGCGGGGAGAACCGCCCTGCTGGACGGATTCAACAACCTGCTGACGGTCGCTGAATACTGCGAGAACAACTATGTCCAG TCCACAGACAAGCAGCGAGCGCTGGAGGAGACCAAGAGCTACACAACCCAGTCTCTGGCCAGCGTGGCCTACCTCATCAACACGCTGGCCAACAACGTGCTGCAGATGCTGGACATCCAGGCCTCACAGCTGCGCTGCATGGAGAGCTCCGTCAACCACATCTCACAG ACCGTTGACGTCCACAAAGAGAAGGTGGCGCGGCGGGAGATCGGCATCTTGACCACCAACAAGAACACCTGCCGCGCGCATAAGATTGTCGCTCAGTCCAATCCCGAGAGGCCGGTGCGCTACGTCAGGAAGCCAATCGACTACGGCGTCCTGGACGACATCGGACACGGAGTCAAGGTGA GCCAACAGAACATGAAATTCGGAAGTCTGTCCCggaccacccccccctcccagaaACCACCCAGTCCTCCAAGGACAGGCAGAGTCGTCTTTGG TGGCAGCAGTGGCGGCAGtcacctcagcagcagcagccgaagcagcagcagagaaaacagtGGCAGCGGCTGGGGGGGCGTTCCCATTGCCGTGCCGACGCCCTCCCCACCCTCCACCTtcccag GTCCGATGGTCCCTCAGTTCTACAGCATGAACCGACCTCAGCCACGACACCAGACTGCACAGGTGGGCGGGTCGCTGCCTTACCGCCGCCCCCCCTCTGTGACGGACCAGCCCATCATAACAGAGAACCATGTCAACGGGGGTCCCTGCTACAACCCAAGCCCAG TTTCAGACGCCCCTCCGGCTCCGGCTGCTGAGAGCCAATCATGGCCTGAGGAGCTCCTGCCGAGTCCTCAGCCAATGGAAGACGGACATGAGGAGGACTCGGCAGTGGTGGAGTACAGCGACCCGTACACTGAAGAAGACCCTGCGTGGGCCCCAGGAAGCTACCTGGAGAAAG TGGTGGCCATCTATGACTACACAGCTGACAAGGAGGACGAGCTATCGTTCCAGGAAGGAGGGATCATCTACGTGGTGAAGAAGAACGAGGACGGGTGGTTCGAAGGGGTGATGAACGCCACCACCGGCCTCTTCCCCGGAAACTACGTGGAGTCCATCATGCACTACGCggactga
- the LOC128455856 gene encoding abl interactor 2 isoform X1, whose translation MAELQMLLEVEIPAGRTALLDGFNNLLTVAEYCENNYVQSTDKQRALEETKSYTTQSLASVAYLINTLANNVLQMLDIQASQLRCMESSVNHISQTVDVHKEKVARREIGILTTNKNTCRAHKIVAQSNPERPVRYVRKPIDYGVLDDIGHGVKWLLRFKVRTQNMKFGSLSRTTPPSQKPPSPPRTGRVVFGKSSPYRTLEPVCPPVVPNHYVSSPTRNSMAPGQNPSPARTATLNHRPRTFSSVSVCVRLCSGSSGGSHLSSSSRSSSRENSGSGWGGVPIAVPTPSPPSTFPGNTHTHTHLYTDTHTSSPPPPLLTPPPPRLRPMVPQFYSMNRPQPRHQTAQVGGSLPYRRPPSVTDQPIITENHVNGGPCYNPSPVSDAPPAPAAESQSWPEELLPSPQPMEDGHEEDSAVVEYSDPYTEEDPAWAPGSYLEKVVAIYDYTADKEDELSFQEGGIIYVVKKNEDGWFEGVMNATTGLFPGNYVESIMHYAD comes from the exons ATGGCGGAGCTGCAGAtgctgctggaggtggagaTCCCTGCGGGGAGAACCGCCCTGCTGGACGGATTCAACAACCTGCTGACGGTCGCTGAATACTGCGAGAACAACTATGTCCAG TCCACAGACAAGCAGCGAGCGCTGGAGGAGACCAAGAGCTACACAACCCAGTCTCTGGCCAGCGTGGCCTACCTCATCAACACGCTGGCCAACAACGTGCTGCAGATGCTGGACATCCAGGCCTCACAGCTGCGCTGCATGGAGAGCTCCGTCAACCACATCTCACAG ACCGTTGACGTCCACAAAGAGAAGGTGGCGCGGCGGGAGATCGGCATCTTGACCACCAACAAGAACACCTGCCGCGCGCATAAGATTGTCGCTCAGTCCAATCCCGAGAGGCCGGTGCGCTACGTCAGGAAGCCAATCGACTACGGCGTCCTGGACGACATCGGACACGGAGTCAAG TGGTTGTTGAGGTTCAAGGTAAGGAC ACAGAACATGAAATTCGGAAGTCTGTCCCggaccacccccccctcccagaaACCACCCAGTCCTCCAAGGACAGGCAGAGTCGTCTTTGG GAAGAGCTCCCCCTACAGGACCTTGGAGCCAGTGTGCCCCCCAGTGGTGCCCAACCATTATGTATCCAGCCCCACCAGAAACAGTATGGCCCCTGGGCAGAATCCCAGTCCGGCTCGCACCGCCACCCTCAACCATCGACCCCGAACCTTCAG tagtgtgtctgtgtgtgtgcggttgtgtAGTGGCAGCAGTGGCGGCAGtcacctcagcagcagcagccgaagcagcagcagagaaaacagtGGCAGCGGCTGGGGGGGCGTTCCCATTGCCGTGCCGACGCCCTCCCCACCCTCCACCTtcccaggtaacacacacacacacacacacctatacacagacacacacacatcat ctcctcctccaccgctcctaactcctccccctccccgactcc GTCCGATGGTCCCTCAGTTCTACAGCATGAACCGACCTCAGCCACGACACCAGACTGCACAGGTGGGCGGGTCGCTGCCTTACCGCCGCCCCCCCTCTGTGACGGACCAGCCCATCATAACAGAGAACCATGTCAACGGGGGTCCCTGCTACAACCCAAGCCCAG TTTCAGACGCCCCTCCGGCTCCGGCTGCTGAGAGCCAATCATGGCCTGAGGAGCTCCTGCCGAGTCCTCAGCCAATGGAAGACGGACATGAGGAGGACTCGGCAGTGGTGGAGTACAGCGACCCGTACACTGAAGAAGACCCTGCGTGGGCCCCAGGAAGCTACCTGGAGAAAG TGGTGGCCATCTATGACTACACAGCTGACAAGGAGGACGAGCTATCGTTCCAGGAAGGAGGGATCATCTACGTGGTGAAGAAGAACGAGGACGGGTGGTTCGAAGGGGTGATGAACGCCACCACCGGCCTCTTCCCCGGAAACTACGTGGAGTCCATCATGCACTACGCggactga